The following proteins are co-located in the Dehalococcoides mccartyi 195 genome:
- a CDS encoding RDD family protein — translation MTHIKSPLALEFAGFWRRFGAFIIDDIIISLTSLAFVPVHWFEIPVFWNIDSLSGIWWLVAPVSAFTNVLSLSVMVAYFVFFWYWRGQTIGMMAAQIKVIRTDGSGVSLGNSLIRFAGLILASLPLGLGLFWIACDRRRQGWHDKMADTVVVKLPKPPEVTAPQAT, via the coding sequence ATGACCCACATAAAAAGCCCTCTGGCTCTGGAATTCGCCGGTTTCTGGCGGCGGTTCGGGGCATTTATTATAGACGATATAATTATCAGCCTTACTTCCCTGGCCTTTGTGCCTGTGCACTGGTTTGAAATACCTGTTTTCTGGAATATAGACAGCCTGTCCGGCATCTGGTGGCTGGTAGCCCCGGTCAGCGCATTTACCAATGTGCTTTCTTTATCAGTCATGGTGGCTTACTTTGTGTTTTTCTGGTACTGGCGGGGACAGACCATCGGCATGATGGCCGCCCAGATAAAAGTTATCAGGACAGACGGTTCCGGGGTTTCGCTGGGAAACTCACTCATCCGTTTTGCGGGGCTTATTCTGGCCAGCCTGCCTTTAGGGCTGGGGCTTTTCTGGATTGCCTGTGACCGACGCAGACAAGGCTGGCATGATAAAATGGCTGATACCGTGGTAGTAAAACTGCCCAAACCCCCTGAAGTGACCGCCCCCCAGGCTACCTGA
- the gltX gene encoding glutamate--tRNA ligase — protein MTNEVRVRYAPSPTGYPHLGNIRTAMFNWLFARHNGGKFIVRIEDTDRERYVEGAVESILESLNWLGLDWDEGPDKGGDYGPYYQSERLFLYRQAAERLVTEGKAYYCHCSSERLDKMREEQIARKEPPGYDRCCRDLCLGQKEGAVIRFKIPLEGQTTFIDLIRGEVTFDNAKQDDFVILKSDGFPTYHLASVVDDHAMQISHVLRAEEWLPSTPKHLMLYKALGYTPPQYAHLPMILGPDRSKLSKRHGATSTIEYKQAGYLPETMVNFLSLLGWAYDDKTELFSRKQLIEYFCLEKVSKTAAIFNYEKLDWMNGMYIRTLSAPDLASRAIPFLEKDERIAASGRLNFDYTTKVMPLIQERVKKLSELAELCWFIYSDNISYDPASLIDKKLTKDESLCALKAAFARLEALANFDAVSMEEHIRPLAAELELKPGQLFGMLRTASTGQQVAPPLFQTMEVLGRERCLGRIAMAIARLSELPS, from the coding sequence ATGACAAACGAAGTAAGAGTACGCTACGCCCCCAGTCCCACCGGCTACCCCCATCTGGGCAATATCCGCACTGCTATGTTCAACTGGCTCTTTGCCAGACACAATGGCGGCAAGTTTATTGTCCGGATAGAAGATACTGACCGCGAACGCTACGTGGAAGGGGCGGTGGAATCTATACTGGAAAGCCTGAACTGGCTGGGGCTTGACTGGGACGAAGGCCCGGACAAAGGCGGAGACTACGGCCCGTACTATCAGTCTGAAAGGCTTTTCCTTTACCGCCAGGCGGCTGAAAGGCTGGTTACCGAGGGCAAAGCCTACTACTGCCATTGTTCTTCCGAAAGGCTGGATAAAATGCGGGAAGAGCAGATAGCCCGCAAAGAACCCCCGGGTTATGACCGCTGCTGCCGTGATTTATGCCTGGGACAAAAAGAGGGGGCGGTTATCCGCTTTAAAATACCCCTTGAAGGACAGACCACATTTATAGACCTGATACGCGGTGAAGTAACCTTTGACAACGCCAAACAGGATGACTTTGTTATCTTGAAATCAGACGGCTTTCCCACCTACCATCTGGCCAGTGTGGTAGATGACCATGCCATGCAGATAAGCCATGTCCTGCGGGCGGAAGAATGGCTACCCTCCACTCCCAAGCACCTTATGCTGTATAAGGCACTGGGCTATACCCCACCCCAATATGCCCATTTGCCCATGATACTGGGACCTGACCGCTCCAAACTTTCCAAGCGGCACGGGGCAACTTCTACTATAGAATACAAACAGGCAGGCTACCTGCCTGAAACTATGGTAAATTTCTTGTCCCTGCTAGGCTGGGCTTATGATGACAAGACCGAACTATTCAGCCGGAAGCAGCTGATAGAGTATTTCTGTCTGGAAAAGGTAAGCAAGACTGCCGCCATTTTCAACTATGAAAAGCTGGACTGGATGAACGGCATGTATATCCGTACCCTTTCCGCCCCGGACCTTGCCAGCCGGGCTATACCCTTTCTGGAAAAAGACGAACGGATTGCCGCATCCGGGCGTTTAAATTTTGACTATACCACCAAAGTAATGCCCCTGATACAGGAAAGGGTCAAAAAACTAAGTGAGCTGGCAGAGCTTTGCTGGTTTATCTATTCGGACAATATCAGCTATGACCCGGCTTCGCTTATTGATAAGAAACTGACCAAAGATGAAAGCCTCTGTGCCTTGAAAGCGGCCTTTGCCCGGCTGGAAGCCCTGGCAAACTTTGATGCCGTAAGTATGGAGGAACATATCCGTCCGCTGGCTGCCGAACTGGAACTAAAACCGGGGCAGCTATTCGGTATGCTCCGCACCGCATCCACCGGCCAGCAGGTTGCCCCTCCCCTTTTTCAGACAATGGAGGTGCTGG
- a CDS encoding bifunctional mannosyl-3-phosphoglycerate synthase/mannosyl-3 phosphoglycerate phosphatase produces the protein MRIESLRPAEHLGNVTIHGVRRFLELDSGAPSLPHLQESREVEMVDQQAISDVEKKMAIILPIKDEDLKVFEGVLSGIPHDCLMIVISNSSKQEVDNFKNEKDIVSRFCRITHRQAIVVHQKNPELAGAIADAGYPELLGKDGLIRSGKAEGMILGIILTMFSGREYVGFIDTDNYIPGAVWEYAKHFATGFNLAQSPYSMVRVLWKYKPKLVGDLYFKRWGRVSEVTNKHLNHLISSKGKFETEIIKTGNAGEHAMSIELAKRLTYGTGYAVETKEIMSILEQFSGILPIEDREVAEEGVEILQTETINPHLHEDKGGDHLIQDMLLPSLAVIYHSPLADESVKKKIENQLAGIEGLENNPEIPQVKLIPPPQKMDLAKFSAVIEKYLPQMVLPDGELISRIARPSRLPSSGQFKKVIYTDLDGTLLSPLTYSYSTALDALRLLKDKELPLVFCSAKTMGEQDLYRNELGIKDPFITENGGAIFIPKDYFRLPFAYDRVAGNYLVIELGMSYKDIRHILKKALAEACTEIENSERAGNIFITSFGDMSVEDVSRLTDLNLKQAELAKQREYSETVHIEGDKRSTNIVLNHIQQNGLEYSFGGRFYEVTGGNDKGKAIKVLNELFRLNFGNIHTFGLGDSENDYSMLETVDSPILVQRPGNKWHKMRLRNPSYVRGVGPEGFSRAVTDIILPME, from the coding sequence ATGCGCATTGAAAGCCTGCGTCCCGCCGAACACCTGGGGAATGTAACCATACACGGCGTAAGGCGTTTTTTAGAACTTGATTCCGGGGCTCCCAGCCTGCCTCACCTGCAGGAAAGCCGTGAGGTGGAGATGGTAGACCAACAGGCCATTTCAGATGTTGAAAAGAAAATGGCCATTATCCTGCCCATAAAAGACGAAGACCTTAAAGTTTTTGAGGGTGTGCTGAGCGGCATACCCCATGACTGTTTGATGATAGTTATCAGCAACAGCTCCAAACAGGAAGTGGATAACTTTAAAAACGAAAAGGATATTGTCAGCCGCTTTTGCCGTATAACCCACCGCCAGGCGATAGTTGTCCACCAGAAGAACCCCGAACTGGCAGGTGCCATTGCAGATGCCGGCTACCCCGAACTGCTGGGTAAAGACGGGCTTATCCGCAGCGGCAAAGCCGAGGGCATGATACTGGGGATTATCCTGACTATGTTCAGCGGGCGGGAATACGTGGGTTTTATAGATACCGACAACTATATACCGGGAGCGGTCTGGGAATACGCCAAACATTTTGCTACAGGTTTTAATCTGGCTCAGTCACCCTATTCCATGGTGCGGGTGCTCTGGAAGTACAAGCCCAAGCTGGTGGGAGACCTGTATTTCAAACGCTGGGGCAGGGTTTCCGAGGTTACCAATAAACACCTTAATCACCTGATATCCAGCAAGGGCAAGTTTGAAACCGAGATTATCAAAACCGGCAATGCGGGTGAGCACGCCATGAGCATAGAGCTGGCTAAACGCCTGACTTACGGCACCGGCTATGCGGTGGAAACCAAAGAGATTATGTCCATACTGGAACAGTTCAGCGGGATACTGCCTATAGAGGACAGGGAAGTGGCGGAAGAAGGGGTGGAGATACTCCAAACCGAAACTATCAACCCCCACCTCCACGAGGATAAAGGCGGTGACCACCTGATACAGGATATGCTTTTGCCCAGCCTGGCAGTTATCTATCACAGCCCGCTGGCGGATGAAAGCGTGAAAAAAAAGATTGAAAACCAGCTGGCAGGAATTGAGGGGCTGGAAAACAACCCTGAGATACCCCAGGTAAAGCTGATTCCCCCGCCCCAGAAGATGGACCTGGCGAAGTTTTCAGCCGTTATTGAAAAGTATCTGCCCCAGATGGTTCTGCCTGACGGAGAGCTGATTTCACGGATAGCCCGCCCCTCCCGGCTGCCGTCTTCGGGACAGTTTAAAAAGGTTATCTATACTGATTTGGACGGCACTTTGCTTAGCCCCCTGACTTATTCATATTCAACCGCACTGGATGCTTTGCGGCTGCTCAAAGACAAAGAGCTGCCACTGGTATTCTGCTCTGCCAAGACTATGGGCGAGCAAGACCTGTACCGCAACGAACTGGGTATCAAAGACCCCTTTATAACCGAAAACGGGGGAGCTATCTTTATCCCCAAAGATTACTTCCGCCTGCCCTTTGCCTATGACAGAGTAGCCGGAAATTATCTGGTGATTGAGCTGGGTATGAGCTATAAAGATATCCGCCATATTCTTAAAAAAGCCCTGGCCGAGGCCTGTACCGAAATAGAAAACTCTGAAAGAGCCGGCAATATATTTATTACCAGCTTCGGGGATATGTCTGTTGAAGACGTCAGCCGCCTTACTGACCTTAACCTGAAGCAGGCCGAGCTGGCCAAACAGCGTGAATACAGCGAGACCGTACACATAGAGGGCGATAAACGCAGTACCAATATAGTCCTGAATCATATCCAGCAAAACGGGCTGGAATACAGTTTCGGGGGGCGTTTCTACGAAGTCACCGGCGGCAATGACAAGGGCAAGGCCATAAAGGTACTGAACGAGCTGTTCCGCCTGAATTTCGGCAATATCCACACCTTTGGTTTGGGTGACAGCGAAAATGACTACTCCATGCTGGAAACAGTGGATTCCCCCATACTGGTGCAACGCCCCGGCAACAAGTGGCACAAGATGCGTTTGCGTAACCCCAGTTATGTCAGAGGGGTAGGGCCGGAGGGTTTCAGCCGGGCAGTTACCGATATAATACTGCCCATGGAATAA
- a CDS encoding type II secretion system protein, translated as MYNFMKKLRKHQKGFTLIELLVVVAILGVLAAVVVPNVAKFIGSGKTEAMATELHTIQLAVTAYMADNTTDQLPAAIAKTNSFSGTAIAPYLVTLTTEFYYAITTAGVVTQTES; from the coding sequence ATGTACAATTTCATGAAGAAACTCCGCAAGCACCAGAAGGGCTTTACCCTGATTGAGCTTCTGGTAGTGGTAGCCATTCTGGGCGTTCTGGCGGCCGTAGTTGTTCCTAACGTTGCCAAGTTCATTGGTTCCGGTAAGACTGAGGCTATGGCAACAGAATTGCATACAATTCAGTTGGCTGTTACAGCTTATATGGCTGATAATACCACTGATCAGTTGCCAGCAGCTATTGCTAAAACCAATAGCTTTAGTGGGACTGCTATTGCCCCGTATCTGGTGACTTTGACTACTGAATTTTACTATGCCATTACAACTGCGGGTGTAGTGACACAAACTGAGTCTTAA
- a CDS encoding type IV pilus twitching motility protein PilT — protein sequence MDVIKLIYEAEEKKGSDLHLVAQSPPLVRVRGDLEALNSYEQLQPADIKTAFEQLTTHEERETFYKEWELDFGYSLEGVGRLRCNAAMQRGAISLAIRLLPPSIPTISELELPDICEKLITKPRGLVIVTGPTGSGKSTTLAAMIQHLNNTENKHVVTIEDPIEYVHPCIKCAVTQRQLGSDTLSFGHALKHVLRQNPDVIMVGEMRDLDTAAAVLTIAETGHLVLSTSHAPSAYQALERIIDLFPPHERHLAQTRLASLIEGVLCQTLVPRANSDGRVVAVEIMLGSPAVRNLIREGKFYQLPNVIRTSRDEGMITMDEALVELYRQQVISREDLFNYCQDASEVEKLISSSSASQKRKKLVESSKSLLF from the coding sequence ATGGACGTTATAAAACTTATCTACGAAGCCGAAGAAAAAAAAGGCTCTGACCTGCATCTGGTAGCCCAAAGCCCGCCGCTGGTGCGGGTAAGAGGGGATTTGGAAGCCCTGAACTCTTATGAACAGCTGCAGCCGGCAGATATCAAAACCGCTTTTGAACAGCTGACTACCCATGAAGAACGGGAAACTTTTTACAAGGAATGGGAGCTGGATTTCGGCTACTCACTGGAGGGAGTGGGACGCCTAAGGTGCAATGCCGCCATGCAAAGGGGAGCCATAAGTCTGGCTATCCGCCTGCTGCCGCCCAGCATACCCACTATCAGCGAGCTGGAATTACCGGATATTTGTGAAAAACTGATTACCAAACCCCGCGGCTTGGTGATTGTAACCGGACCTACCGGCAGCGGCAAGAGCACCACCCTGGCGGCTATGATACAGCACCTGAACAACACCGAAAACAAGCACGTGGTCACTATTGAAGACCCGATTGAATACGTTCACCCCTGTATAAAATGCGCCGTCACCCAGCGCCAGCTTGGCTCAGACACCCTTTCCTTCGGCCATGCCCTGAAACACGTACTCCGCCAGAACCCTGACGTAATCATGGTGGGTGAAATGCGTGACCTGGATACGGCCGCGGCAGTGCTGACTATTGCCGAAACAGGCCATCTGGTGCTCTCCACCTCCCATGCACCCAGCGCCTATCAGGCCCTGGAGCGGATTATAGACCTGTTCCCGCCCCATGAAAGGCATCTGGCCCAGACCCGTCTGGCCTCGCTGATTGAGGGCGTTCTCTGCCAGACCTTAGTACCCCGTGCCAATAGCGACGGGCGGGTGGTGGCAGTGGAAATAATGCTGGGCAGCCCGGCGGTCAGAAACCTTATCCGCGAGGGTAAGTTTTACCAGCTGCCGAATGTTATCCGCACCAGCCGGGATGAGGGCATGATAACCATGGACGAGGCTTTAGTGGAACTTTACCGCCAGCAGGTAATCAGCCGGGAAGACCTGTTTAACTACTGTCAGGACGCATCCGAGGTGGAAAAGCTGATAAGCAGCAGCTCCGCCAGCCAGAAACGCAAAAAGCTGGTGGAAAGCAGCAAGAGCCTGCTTTTTTAA
- a CDS encoding prepilin peptidase: protein MFTGWVIFFFVLGAELGSFINMLSDRLPANKSIVTPGSVCDACGKRLGAAELIPVFSYIFLKGRCRSCGAKIPARALWVEIATASLFAIFYVIIGPSAELAISLVYLCVFITLFVIDLEKGLILNVIIYPCMLLALALSPLYLQADGILANLSSSFFGGLSGFGLFLLIYIASRGGIGEGDIKMAGFIGLVCGFPNIFVAIFTGIVLGGLAAAALMLSGKRRKGQTMPFGPFLAVGAVTAMLFGSQIMDWYLGLA from the coding sequence ATGTTTACGGGTTGGGTTATATTTTTCTTCGTTTTAGGAGCGGAGCTGGGCAGCTTTATAAATATGCTGTCTGACCGCCTGCCGGCCAATAAATCCATCGTCACCCCCGGCTCTGTATGTGATGCCTGCGGCAAAAGGCTGGGCGCAGCTGAGCTGATACCTGTTTTCAGTTATATTTTCCTAAAGGGACGCTGCCGTTCCTGCGGGGCCAAGATACCCGCCAGAGCTTTGTGGGTGGAGATAGCCACCGCCAGTTTGTTTGCCATTTTCTACGTGATAATAGGCCCAAGCGCGGAGCTGGCCATAAGCCTGGTATACCTGTGCGTATTTATCACTCTGTTTGTGATAGACCTGGAAAAAGGGCTTATCCTGAACGTGATTATTTACCCCTGTATGCTGCTGGCACTGGCGCTTTCACCCCTGTACCTTCAGGCAGACGGGATACTGGCGAACCTGTCTTCTTCGTTTTTCGGCGGGCTGAGCGGTTTCGGGCTGTTTCTGCTTATTTATATTGCTTCACGCGGGGGTATAGGTGAAGGCGATATAAAAATGGCCGGATTTATCGGGCTGGTGTGCGGTTTCCCCAATATTTTTGTAGCTATATTTACCGGCATAGTGCTGGGCGGCCTGGCAGCCGCCGCTCTGATGCTTTCAGGCAAACGCCGCAAGGGGCAGACTATGCCCTTCGGCCCTTTTCTGGCAGTAGGGGCTGTAACCGCCATGCTGTTTGGCAGCCAGATTATGGACTGGTATCTGGGTCTCGCCTGA